A genomic segment from Nocardia cyriacigeorgica GUH-2 encodes:
- a CDS encoding FdhF/YdeP family oxidoreductase: MADRVRTEFDRAGSGPDEGPGAGRDKAEPEFRPYRHPAAGWGAAKSVTKFLAKEGEPIAGPHAILKMNHEDGGFDCPGCAWPDDMKGLHLDICENGIKHVAWEMTHKRVDREFFAAHTVTELSRWSEFDLENQGRLTEPMSYDPGTDRYVPISWQEAFELIGRTLRELDDPNQAAFYTSGRLGNEATFLYQLLARELGTNNLPDCSNMCHEASGRALQAALGTGKGTVDLVDWETTDALFILGVNAASNAPRMLTALVEAHKRGAQIVHINPLVEAAARKAIIPHDFLQMATFRATPTSSLNLQPRIGGDMALVRGMAKAVLEEARSNPKAIDTEFIERYTHGFEEYRAVCDATSWTEIERQSGVEVADIRKAARIYCDADRSIISWCLGVTQHEHGVDTVREIVNLLLLRGNLGREGTGPSPVRGHSNVQGNRTCGIDHRPTAAFLDRLAQVCGIDPPRAHGLDTVGAIDAMHAGTVKVFVGMGGNFAIAAPDTAYTFDALRNCELTVQVSTKLNRSHLVHGRRAVILPCLGRTEKDEQRGGIQETSVEDSMSMVHLSRGMKKPASPHLMSEPAIIAGIARAALPGSATPWEYYIEDYDRIRDTMAQVLDGFEDFNRRVRLPLGFRIRQPARELVFRTPSGRAEFSAAALPDLTREPGTLALATMRSHDQWNTTIYSDNDRYRGVKNLRTLIFMNAGDMRERGLQQFDEVDITSIARDGSTRSLRNYKVIPYDIPPGCAAGYMPEMNVLCAIGDVSTQSDQPIMKNVKVKVERSG; encoded by the coding sequence ATGGCCGATCGTGTTCGTACGGAGTTCGACCGCGCGGGATCCGGTCCGGACGAGGGCCCCGGCGCCGGCCGCGACAAGGCCGAGCCCGAATTCCGTCCGTATCGCCATCCGGCCGCCGGCTGGGGCGCGGCCAAGAGCGTCACCAAGTTCCTGGCCAAGGAAGGCGAACCGATCGCGGGCCCGCACGCCATCCTGAAGATGAACCACGAGGACGGCGGCTTCGACTGCCCGGGCTGCGCCTGGCCCGACGATATGAAGGGCCTGCATCTCGACATCTGCGAGAACGGCATCAAACACGTCGCCTGGGAGATGACCCACAAGCGGGTCGACCGTGAGTTCTTCGCCGCGCACACCGTCACCGAGCTGTCCCGGTGGAGCGAATTCGACCTGGAGAACCAGGGCAGGCTCACCGAGCCGATGAGCTACGACCCCGGCACCGACCGTTACGTCCCGATCAGCTGGCAGGAGGCCTTCGAACTGATCGGGCGCACCCTGCGCGAACTCGACGACCCGAATCAGGCCGCCTTCTACACCTCGGGCCGGCTCGGCAACGAAGCGACGTTCCTGTATCAGCTGCTGGCCCGCGAACTCGGCACCAACAACCTGCCGGATTGCTCGAATATGTGTCATGAGGCCAGCGGCCGCGCGCTCCAGGCCGCGCTGGGCACCGGCAAGGGCACCGTCGACCTGGTGGACTGGGAAACCACCGACGCGCTGTTCATCCTCGGCGTCAACGCGGCCTCGAACGCCCCGCGCATGCTCACCGCTCTGGTGGAGGCGCACAAGCGTGGCGCGCAGATCGTGCACATCAACCCGCTGGTCGAGGCGGCCGCCCGCAAAGCGATCATCCCGCACGACTTCCTGCAAATGGCCACCTTCCGCGCCACCCCGACCAGCTCGCTGAATCTCCAGCCGCGCATCGGCGGCGATATGGCCCTGGTGCGCGGAATGGCGAAAGCCGTTCTGGAAGAGGCGCGCTCGAATCCGAAAGCGATCGATACCGAGTTCATCGAGCGCTACACCCACGGGTTCGAGGAATATCGCGCGGTCTGTGACGCGACCTCGTGGACGGAGATCGAACGGCAGTCCGGTGTCGAGGTCGCCGACATCCGCAAGGCGGCGCGCATCTACTGCGATGCCGATCGCAGCATCATCAGCTGGTGCCTCGGGGTGACCCAGCACGAACACGGCGTCGATACCGTCCGCGAAATCGTGAATCTGCTCCTGCTGCGCGGCAATCTGGGCCGGGAGGGCACGGGCCCATCGCCGGTGCGTGGGCACAGCAACGTGCAGGGCAACCGGACCTGCGGTATCGACCATCGCCCGACGGCGGCGTTCCTGGATCGGCTGGCGCAGGTATGCGGCATCGATCCGCCGCGTGCCCACGGACTCGACACCGTCGGCGCTATAGATGCGATGCACGCCGGGACGGTCAAAGTATTCGTCGGCATGGGCGGCAATTTCGCCATCGCCGCCCCCGACACCGCCTACACCTTCGACGCCCTGCGCAACTGCGAACTCACGGTGCAGGTCAGCACGAAACTCAACCGCAGCCATCTCGTGCACGGTAGGCGCGCGGTGATCCTGCCCTGCCTGGGCCGCACCGAGAAGGACGAGCAGCGCGGCGGTATCCAGGAGACCTCGGTGGAGGACTCGATGAGCATGGTGCACTTGTCGCGCGGGATGAAGAAGCCGGCCTCGCCGCACCTGATGTCCGAGCCCGCGATCATCGCCGGGATCGCCCGCGCCGCATTGCCCGGCAGTGCGACGCCGTGGGAGTACTACATCGAGGATTACGACCGCATCCGCGACACGATGGCCCAGGTGCTCGACGGGTTCGAGGATTTCAACCGCCGCGTCCGGCTGCCGCTCGGCTTCCGGATCCGCCAACCCGCACGGGAACTGGTGTTCCGCACACCGTCCGGCCGCGCCGAATTCTCCGCCGCCGCCCTGCCCGATCTGACCCGTGAACCCGGCACCCTCGCCCTCGCGACCATGCGCTCGCACGACCAGTGGAACACCACCATCTACTCCGACAACGACCGCTACCGCGGCGTGAAGAACCTGCGCACGTTGATCTTCATGAATGCCGGCGATATGCGTGAGCGCGGCCTCCAGCAGTTCGACGAGGTCGATATCACCAGCATCGCCCGCGACGGCAGCACCCGATCGCTGCGCAACTACAAGGTCATTCCGTACGACATCCCGCCCGGTTGTGCCGCCGGGTACATGCCGGAGATGAATGTGCTGTGCGCGATCGGCGATGTGAGTACGCAGAGCGATCAGCCGATCATGAAGAACGTGAAGGTGAAGGTCGAGCGTTCGGGCTGA
- a CDS encoding alpha/beta hydrolase family esterase, whose translation MQSWTSRIGRLIAIAAGTLLAATLTGPPAHAAGQGPLPPPGPSCSTTSTGTGSIEERLADSTGTVREYRLFVPDGLTGPAPLIIALHGGQSNPAKFEGEAGWTGFAKTNKAIVAYPRGSKPDGGLGKWAWEFARNTGPDVAYLRSLAETIAGKYCVAPNRVHFVGHSNGGQMTTRMACEGADWIASAAVWAGAKGAWDAADCPAGRDISFAVMVNDNDPIIWQWLAEQHRDHWRMMNNCGTEHAESAPGVLRGQRFDCASGTEVVYRLYDGPDDVTKAHDWPTGSAGASVRARMWELFDEHRLP comes from the coding sequence ATGCAGTCATGGACATCGAGAATCGGCCGGCTGATCGCGATCGCCGCCGGAACCCTACTCGCCGCCACCCTCACCGGACCGCCGGCCCACGCAGCGGGCCAGGGGCCACTACCGCCACCGGGACCGTCGTGCTCGACCACATCGACCGGCACCGGCAGCATCGAAGAACGCCTCGCCGACTCGACCGGCACAGTGCGCGAATACCGGCTGTTCGTACCGGACGGACTCACCGGCCCCGCACCGCTGATCATCGCCCTGCACGGCGGCCAGAGCAATCCGGCCAAGTTCGAAGGCGAGGCCGGTTGGACCGGGTTCGCCAAGACGAACAAGGCCATCGTCGCCTATCCGCGCGGCAGCAAACCCGATGGCGGCTTGGGCAAATGGGCCTGGGAGTTCGCCCGCAACACCGGCCCCGACGTCGCCTACCTGCGCAGTCTCGCGGAAACCATCGCGGGCAAATACTGTGTCGCCCCCAACCGCGTCCACTTCGTCGGCCACTCCAACGGCGGCCAGATGACCACCCGCATGGCCTGCGAAGGCGCCGATTGGATCGCCTCCGCCGCCGTCTGGGCCGGTGCGAAAGGCGCATGGGATGCCGCCGACTGCCCCGCCGGCCGGGACATCTCCTTCGCCGTCATGGTCAACGACAACGACCCCATCATCTGGCAGTGGCTCGCCGAACAACACCGCGACCACTGGCGCATGATGAACAACTGCGGCACCGAACACGCCGAATCGGCCCCCGGCGTCCTACGCGGGCAGCGATTCGACTGCGCCTCCGGTACCGAAGTCGTCTATCGCCTTTACGACGGCCCGGACGACGTCACCAAGGCCCACGACTGGCCCACCGGCTCCGCCGGAGCGTCTGTGCGTGCCCGCATGTGGGAGTTATTCGACGAGCACCGGCTGCCGTAG
- a CDS encoding SDR family NAD(P)-dependent oxidoreductase: MVGLNSERIVVVTGASRGAGKGIALALGETGATVYVTGRTRHEGEAPLPGTVFATAEEITRRGGRGVAVVLDHGDDAQVEAFFAELGNQHGRLDILVNNALAVPDGLTDKGPFWDKPLDLLDLFDVGMRSSYVSSYYAAPLLVANGAGLVVNTSSFGGTCYMHGPAYGAGKAAVDKMAHDMAVDFRPWNVAVVSIWMGLLKTERTLAGFAANPGAYEGLAATAESPEFTGRVIDALARDPELMKRSGQVLIGAEIAQELGVEDVDGNRPPSHRPFLGDPPVFSDAVID; the protein is encoded by the coding sequence ATGGTGGGTCTGAATTCGGAGCGGATCGTGGTGGTGACCGGCGCCAGTCGCGGCGCGGGTAAGGGAATCGCGTTGGCGCTGGGGGAAACCGGGGCCACGGTCTACGTCACCGGCCGTACGCGCCACGAGGGCGAGGCGCCGTTGCCCGGCACGGTGTTCGCCACCGCTGAGGAGATCACCCGGCGCGGCGGACGCGGTGTGGCGGTGGTGCTCGACCATGGTGACGACGCACAGGTCGAGGCTTTCTTCGCGGAGCTGGGCAATCAGCACGGTCGCCTCGACATCCTGGTCAACAATGCCCTCGCGGTGCCGGACGGCCTGACCGACAAGGGTCCGTTCTGGGACAAGCCGCTCGACCTGCTCGACCTGTTCGACGTCGGGATGCGCTCGAGCTACGTCAGCAGCTATTACGCGGCCCCGCTGCTGGTCGCCAATGGTGCTGGGCTGGTGGTGAATACCTCGTCGTTCGGCGGCACCTGCTACATGCACGGCCCGGCCTACGGAGCGGGCAAGGCGGCGGTGGACAAGATGGCCCACGATATGGCGGTCGATTTCCGTCCGTGGAACGTCGCCGTGGTCTCGATCTGGATGGGCCTGCTGAAAACCGAACGCACGCTGGCCGGTTTCGCCGCGAACCCGGGTGCTTACGAGGGCCTGGCCGCCACCGCCGAATCGCCGGAGTTCACCGGCCGCGTCATCGACGCACTGGCGCGTGATCCGGAGTTGATGAAGCGCAGCGGTCAGGTGCTCATCGGCGCCGAGATCGCCCAGGAGCTCGGCGTCGAGGACGTCGACGGGAATCGGCCCCCGTCGCACCGACCCTTCCTCGGCGACCCGCCGGTGTTCTCCGACGCGGTCATCGATTGA